The following are encoded in a window of Lactobacillus intestinalis genomic DNA:
- a CDS encoding DUF2922 domain-containing protein codes for MAETTKTLKLTFLNSKNKKTNLSVANPLENLDEQAVRKAMDVISGANIFEKEEVDMYKTPQSAQYVERVVTDVFNDAEDKQD; via the coding sequence ATGGCAGAAACTACTAAAACTTTGAAGTTAACATTTTTAAATAGTAAAAACAAAAAGACTAACTTGTCTGTGGCTAATCCATTAGAAAACTTGGATGAACAAGCAGTACGTAAGGCAATGGATGTGATTAGCGGGGCAAATATCTTCGAAAAGGAAGAAGTGGATATGTATAAGACTCCTCAGTCTGCTCAATATGTTGAACGTGTGGTTACTGATGTGTTTAACGATGCTGAGGACAAGCAAGATTAG